ATTAAGGTTTCACTCACAAATTGTTTTGCACAGCCAGTAACAAGTGTGAGGTGTTTTAATAAATGGTTAGTTAATTTTTACAGTCTTAAAATTCAACAGTCTATGGTATGGCGTTCAACCCTACTTAATTTCTGAATTTATATAATTATGGCCTATTCTAGGGTATATTAGTAATACCTGCAACACACTTTTAACTTTTTATTCTTCCTCTAGAAATTGTTTGTAAACATACAAAGTATGTATTACCCATTACACAAAATGTAACCATTTTTCTAGGGTATTTTACTCAGATCTCTTCCTATAACTGTGGTTCAGCACCCCTGAATAAGCTACACCTGCATTTGTATCCACTTGTGACTGTAGTCAATGCAATTGACCAGTAGAAATGGCAAATACAGGTTCGGTTATCCCAAAACTTTCCTGGCTGTGAAATAGCCTCCAAATTGACCTGTTTCTAGAGAACAGATTGGTTTTGTATGGATACACACATTCCTGCTTTTTATATTGTCTGGAATatgtaagcaaagcaaaaaacGGTATTTATACAGTGTCCTCTTCCTACCATCGCTTACAGGTTACAGTGCTTTATAAGAGACGGCGTCCATTGTGTGTGTCACTTCAGCACCGACGTATCATGGCGTATTGTTCTCCAGGGTCATTTCTGGTCTGAAACTGCGGCAGTTTGTTAGACTGCCTCTcacacagcaccacacagctgagAGTGTGGGGGCGGCGCTCAGGTCGTGGCCGTTACCGCCATCTCTCGGAAGGATGCAGTTCTCAGGGAACGGCCGGTACCGGCAGAAAGACTCTGGACACaatcgcggctgcgtttgtgcagAGGGCGCTACGTGATACTGACGCTGGGCATAGACGAGGCTCCCCGTACCAACGATCGCCGAGCGGCTCTCGGGTACGGCACCCAGAGCTGGGCTGTGTTTCCCGGGGAGCCGTGCTCTGCCACCACAGGAAACACTCCCTGGGCGCTGTGCGAGGCATCCGTGCAGCCCGCTGTGGTCCATGCTCCGCCCCGCCACACCCCGGCACAGGGGACGCGCCAGGCGGGCCCGCCTCCCCAGAGGTGCTGGACTCGCCCTCGCCAGACCACGGACGCGGCCCCGGGCCCTCCAGCGAAGCCAAGGCAGGTGCCGGAGGGTCCGCGGGCCCGGGCCGCTCCCCTTGCAGCGCCGCCGGCGGGCCCACTCCGCCCCCCTGAGGCAACTCCCGCGCGCCAGGCACCACCTGGTGGCGCCGCGGGCAGCAACCCCACCtgcctcccggggcgggggggagtgcCCAATGGGAAAGGCGgtggcgcccggccccgcccgccgcagcgCGGATTGGCTGCCGGCCGCAGCGCGGATTGGCTGCCCACCGCGGGCTGGGGCGGTGGCGCGGCCGCCGGGGTTCGGGGAGCGTCGGCGCAgtgcggcgcgggcggcggccaTCATGTCGCGGGAGTTCGAGCTGTGCCCCGGTCGGCGGGTCGGCGGGGAGCAGCCGTGCTTCATTATCGCGGAGATCGGGCAGAACCACCAGGGTGACCTGGCCATCGCCAAGCGCATGATCCGCGTGGCCAAGGTGCGCGCGGGGCTGCGTCGCctccggcgggcgggggggcgggagcgcggcggggccgggccggtgggccgccgcggcgggcggggctcGCCTGTCTCCCTTGGGGAGGGCAGGCCCCTGCGCTCGGGTGAGGCCGGCGGCGAGCCGCGGGTGAGTGAGGGCCCCAGGacagcggcgggggccgggcgggcccggggAGGATGCTCCGGCCCGCGAGGGACGCTCCGGTCGGGGGGCACCgtctgcgggcggcggcgcgtGGGAGGCGCGGGGTGACTTACCGGGGGAATTTCGAAAAGGAAGTGTCTGCAAGGGGACGGTCGCGGCGGGGGCCTGCGGGGCTGGCGCTTGCTCTGTCGCCTTGGGTCTGCGGCTCGCAGCCGGCGGTCACGTCGCGCTCGGTGTCGGGAAggcccggtttcaggaaggacgcgggcggttggacgggctGTGCAGGCTCCGAGGGGTTGCGGCGGCCCGTCAGTTGTCCCGTGAGCGGACTGTGAATGTGGGAAGAATCCCGTGACTGCCGAGCCGTCTCCGATGAACCTCCGGTTTGCCTTGGTTGTGTTGAGTTTCCTTGAGGTAATGCTTGTGTCATCTGGTAAGGCAGCCAGGCTGTTTTAAAATTTGGTGTTGTGTGCATGAGATAGGCCTGCGATGGAAAACGGCATATCATCGCTGAAGGAGAAATGAGGGCGTAAAGCGTTCAGACCCATGGCTGCGCAGAATATTGTGGGGAGAACTTAACTTCACTGTTTGTGTCACTTCAGACAAATTTCAGATCCGTGCTCCTTGTTCTACAGAATCCTGTCGCTGGTTTTCAAGTAGAATTATCACATGGCAGCTGAGACTGCAAAATGCCACAGAAACCAACTCTTCAAATAAGTGGCATGCGTAGCAAGAGGCAATTCAGTTTTGTAGTTTTAGTATGATTTCTTTATAGATTATTGCTCTACTGCGTATACAGGCATTTTGAAATATAAAGGGCTTACATGTGTGCAGGTCTTCTGTCGTTCTGTGTTTGTAGCATTCCTGTGATTGCTGCAATGATCATGTGAAAACTCCACTGCAAGTGAGCACATTAGCTGCACAATCCTTGTGTTCAAATTTAGGATGAGCACAGTTTCACTTGCACCTCCACTCAGTGTGCGCTGGCTTGTTTTGCAGGACTGCGGAGCAGACTGTGCCAAGTTCCAGAAGAGCGAACTGGAGTACAAATTCAACAAGAAAGCCTTAGAAAGGCCCTATACCTCTGAACACTCCTGGGGAAAGACCTACGGGGAGCACAAACGCCACTTGGAGTTTAGTCATGACCAATACAAAGAGCTAAAGAAATATGCAGAGGAGATTGGCATTTTCTTCACAGCTTCTGGCATGGATGAGGTATGTAAGCCGTACTGCAATGACAGGCAGAGTCCAGCTGTTGTGTCTGTTGGTTATTACAGAGGTGTGATAGTCCTTAAAAAGAATACTGAATACGTGCGGATGTTGAATTTCTAAATGGGGAAACTAGAAGAATTGTACTTCCGCCAGTTCACTGGTGTCTTTACAATGTTTGAGTAGATGTCTGAACATTTTGGAAGACTTGCCACATATGCTGAGGTATTTATACACAGTAAATCATACTGGACACAAGGCCTCAGCTGAACTCCATAAACAATCAAGGCTTTGAGAGTTTAGATCAAGACTGCAGTCTGACCATGATCCGGCGTTGTGTGGTATATTGGTTCCAAGCGTTTCAAACTTCCCTCCGTATTTAAACCAGATTCCTTTCTCAGCTCAATTCCTCttatctccctctttttttttcctttctgtcgtTTACTAGACCCCAGTTGGTGTTTTTAAGCAGCAGAAATGcttatattcctttttcttttattaatctTGTGGAGAGGGTCTCCACCTTGCCTTGTTACTCCTGAAGCTTTTACTGATTTTTGTCAGTGGGTTCTTGGTTAGTCACCAGCTTGTAAACTCCATGACGCTCATCTGCTGCTGTTCCCCCTTGAGAGATACTTACTCTTGCATGTTGACATCAGAGCGGTGTTAGTTACTGTATTAACAAATGCAATGTACAATTGAAATGTGTAAACTGGAAAGATCAGATAACAGTTAAACCTCAGTATAGATCAAAGATTAGATTGTTTTACATTTCTTTGTGGCCTAGAAAATGCAGAGCACTAAACTGAAAGAGACCTTCAGAAGTAAGCTAGACACTCTTCCCTAAGGCAAGCACAGCAATGTCTCTGTCTTTCTGCAAGTAGCCTTATCCAGGATGGGACAAGGACGGGATTTATGTAGTGTTTTAAGGTGATCTGTTCAGTGCCTCGCTCTCCTTACCATCAGAGAGAATTCCTGATGTGTCAGCTTAATCTGATTTCTCATAATTTTTTGTCTTGCCTCATCTGACATAAAAGTTCATGCTTTGTATCTCCTCTCGGTGTATTTGAACACCATTATCACATCTCTTTTCTATTCTGCATTCTCTGGACTAAGCAATTTAACTTCCTTCAACCTTTTTACGCTGTCTTTTCTAGTCCTCTGGCCATTCTCATTGCTTCTATCAATTTACTGGCCCATTGACCGAAATCCTTGAATTGCTGTGCCCCAGCTGAGATGGTACGAGCACCAAATACcataaaaaattacttcagaaGTCTGACAGACAAAAAGGTATTTTGCGTGTATTGCAGTAGCCCGATGCCATGAACTCGGAAATAGATCTCTGAAAAGAGGGTGTTGTGATGTTTCTTTTATTGTTACCTTCATGTCTGGGAGACCTGCTGAACAACACCTATTCCTTTAAGAAAAGGAGTAATAAAATCCAGCAGTCTTGGAATTCTATAGCTGGGATCTTAAAGAACCATAttctttgaggggaaaaaaaaatcacactcttTCTTTGACGTTAAAACCTCCAGCTTCTAAAGGCTAGAGTGGTATGCAGAACACCTTTCATATGCCGTAGCTAAGATCACTTTCCACCTCTGGGATCCCTCATTTTCTCAAGATGCTGTGCTCCTTTGTGTGTGGCCTCATCAGCCAATTAATAGTACTTATACATGTTTGTGCAATTACATTACACAGCTCCTGAGATTTCTGGTGGCATTTCTGCAAGTCACGGGTTTGGAACTTACGGCAAACATTTCGTAAGCTGACGTAAGAAGTCCTGGAGAATACACTAACTTCTGTAAACTGAACACGCTCTCTGGAACTCCAGCTATGTTGCAGAAGTTAAATTGTGTGTTTAACTATATGAGGAAATCAGTGAAGTGATGTGTGAAGTAAATATAAAGGTTATGAGTAACTCCTTTATCTACATATGTTCCAGTGTGTACTGGAGGCCGAACAGGATCCCATTGAACCGCTCCCTTCAATGTCATCCCTGTTACTTGATATTACTTCCTGTTGCTTGAATCTCTCACAAAAAAGCTGCCAATTTTTAGGAGATATTTACGTAATGAAGAGTAGCCTTAGATATGAGGTTGATCtgtcatgtttggttttgtggaatCTTCTAAGGTTAGATCTGTGGCTTTTTGTTACAGTGCATTCATTGTTTTCATGCACAATGCGTCTTAGTGAGCAAACTGTATTAAAGAGATGTTATGCATCCTAGGTACAAGAAATTGACTGCATCATAAGGATGATAGAAAAATTGGACTGAAGAAGATGTAATTCGCTTTTGGACGTtagcactctttctctagcactAAGTAAATTTGACTGCAACAAGGAATGAGCTGAAGAAATTAGAAGTGTTTGTAGGTGGTTGGAGAGGGACGAAGTTAGGTAACTATTTAATAGTTTCCCCTGCATGTGAACAGAGGATTTCAGTATCTGTTGCCGGTGATAGGTTTGGGATTTTCTTCCTTGAAAGtactaatttttaaaagactattTACTGATGCAATACTGATTTTCATGGAGCCTCCAGTAACTCATGAATTGTCTTCAATATAGTACACACATTTTTAGAAGAAGGCAGAATATAATTAACATTTGAATAAATTGGTCTGTAGTTTCTTCTTTGGCATATGTTATGTTTATTTTCTAGTATCTCTCCTAGAAGCAAATGCATTTTGGATTTCCATTTTTGGGCATTTACTTTTTTCCAGTTGCTAATTCAATATACTCATACAATTTTTCAGAGTGACAGATCTGGTCGGGAAAAGGACCTGTAGTTTTAAACACTCTGTGGTTTAGTATTTCTGACCTACAGGAAGTATGTGGCAGGAAGACTGCCTGCATGCCTGCAGTACATTTCTTCTTCAACAGGCAAGCTCCCATCTGCAAGTAGTTGGTCTCTCTGGTAGAATGCTGTGGCTCACAAGCTCATCTTGAACTTAGAGGAGCAGTGGAGCTCACCTGTACCAAGGAGCTGAACCTACAGCTGGCTTGACCAGCTACAGCTGGGAGACCAAAGGGACTGCCTTGAGACAGGGGTCACAGTCAAAAACCTGTGGAAAATCTGTTTTTGTAGTAGAACTATAAAATAAGGCACATCAATAGTACTTCACCTGAAGGGAAGTCAGAAACTAGTATCCTCGGAATAGGAAATGTTATTTCAGGAGCAGTGTATTTTGGGgagatatagatagatagatagatagatagatagatagatatgaCCTATTTAATTAAACTTTAGTTTTGTTGTTTTGAAGGGTTGTTTATTTCCCAGCATGGTAATTCTTAATCTTTGATCCAGCTGAAGTGGTGTGTTAAAAtgcagtgatttctttttcttgtagatGGCTGTGGAATTTCTACATGAACTGGATGTTCCATTTTTCAAAGTGGGATCAGGAGATACAAACAATTTTCCGTATTTGGAAAAGACTGCAAAGAAAGGTAAGCATTTTCTTTTGAGCTGTCTTGGTAAACATCACTGTGACTCAGTAGATCAGTTACTAGATCTTTCCTCCaactgattttggaaaaaaatccgAAGTATCTTTAGAAGAAAATCACCCTCAGACTTGGGGAAGAAAAAGTTCACCCAGCTTTCTTTTCTAGTTTAACTGAATTAATTTACTTCCAGAATTTAATTTAATATTGTGTAGCTTTCTTACAGACCTAGGACAATGCATGTTTTGTAATGGCTAGGTCGCCCAATGGTGATTTCCAGCGGAATGCAGTCGATGAACACAATGCATCAGGTTTATCAGATTGTGAAGCCCATCAATCCAAACTTCTGCTTCCTGCAGTGCACCAGTGCATACCCGCTTCAGCCAGAGGATGTCAATCTCCGTGTTATATCGGTCAGTGAGTAATGCAGAATGTGCCATGGGTAGGGTATCAGAGAAAGGCTATGCACTTCTATTGAGACAAGTTTCCCGACCTTAGGTATGCTGGAATTTGCTTCTGAGAAGTTAGATGTATCATGTTCCTCTAATTCATGCAAGTGTTGAAGTAAAAATATCCACTGGATCCTCTTTTAGCAGAACTCAGCTTTGAGGAATATGATAAAGGCTATCAGTGGAGTATTCAtaattaaagagaagaaaatgtgacATATGGTTAACAGGTTAACTTTGTGCTTTGTAGTGCAAAGAAAAATTATGTAGACTTTTACCATTAAGAAGGTGCATGGAATTGAGAACATAATTCTAAATAGCGGGCTAGAGCAGAAACTTTTGTTAAAAACACTTCATGTGAATATCAGAGCAATGAAGAAAATGGATTAGGCCCTCGTATTGTTCCCTTCACTGACAATATTACTTGGATATGCGTAATAATGATGCAAGAAAATTTTCCCAAATTGGCCAGTGTTCAGGCACTTGCCTAGCTTTGTGCACAAGTAGCACGTTGTTTTCAGTGGAACACGACATGGCTGCATTTAATTGCATTTTGGATTGGTTGACTGTCCCCTATGTATGGCTGAAAGGATCACTTCAGCTTTAAAATACAGGGTTGAAGAAATTTGCTTTGGATACAGGTGAAGTTTAACCAGTCCACTGGGTTCTGGATGAAAACAGAGCACTACTCTAGTGCTGTAACTTAGTGACGTAGGCTTTGAAGACCTTGAAGAGTACAACTGAGTTAAaaggaaaagcataaaagaaGTTGCAGAATAGAACATACCTTCTTTTCCTTGTCAGTATTGATAATCCTAGTGAAATTCTTAAAACATGATGGTCAGCAATGTAGTGTGACTTGCTGAATATAAACAAATGCATTCTCAGCATAACcagctttttgttttgtggtaCAGTAATGTCCATGTTTTTTATTGCAGTTATTACTGTTAAATTTGCTTTGTCTTTGAAATTGCTACCTGGGTAATTCAGACCAACTCTGTCATGATTCAAGGCATATCAGTCAGCTTTTCCTGATATCCCCATTGGCTACTCGGGGCATGAAACCGGCATAGCCATTTCAGTGGCAGCTGTTGCTATGGGTGCTAAAGTAGTGGAACGCCATGTGACTCTCAACAAAACATGGAAGGGAAGTGACCACCAAGCATCCCTGGAACCAAATGAACTGGCAGAGTTAGTGAAAGCCATCCGTACTGTGGAAAAAGCAATGGGTTCTCCAGTCAAACAACTCTTGCCCTGTGAAATGGCTTGCAATGAAAAGGTAACTTTTGCTTTTGATTCATGGATAGCTGAAACTCATTTACACCTATAGCTAATAACTATATTCAGAAAATTAGCTTGCTAATTGTTTATTGCAGCAGTGTTTCTGCCTCTGCACTCAAAAAGTTCTGTTGCCAAGTAGTAGCGTGCTCAGTGTTTATGCCTGGCCCATTATAATGTTAGTGTGGGCCTGCCATTTTCTATAAACTGCTATTTCTGGCAGTCAGTAACTGTTTTTACCAAAGCATAATGTTGGCAGTTTTGAGTGTAATGGAGTTGTATGTGTATCATTCCAGTGGTTAAGTAAGTTGAGTAGAATCACGAATCATTTAGGTAGGAAAAGACacttaagatcgagtccaactgttaacctaacactgccaagtccactagtaaatcatgtccctaagcaccacatctacacataatatacctccagggatggtgacttcagcacttccctgggcagcctgttccagtgcttgacaacccttttggtgaagaaacctttcctgacacaacttgaggccgtttcgtctcatcctatcacttgttacttgggaacaCATAatgacacccacctcgctacagcctactctcaggtagttgtagagagtgctaaggtctcccctcagcctcctctgggctaaacaaccccagttccctcagctgctcctcaaaggacttgttctctagacccttcaccagcttcactgctgttctttggacacgctccagcaactcagtgtcatgtagtgaggggcccaaaactgaacacagtatctgaggtgcggcctcaccagtgccgagtacaaagTACTCAGTAGTGGTAATAGGAGTAATAGGTCTCTATGACTGTACATGAGCTGCTTTTACAGTAAGCTAGAATACTACTCAGTCTAGTCAGATTCCCTCCATTCTCATTCTGAAAAACTCCAGTGAGCCATTACCCGATTTCAGAAAGAATCTGGATATTCCAGCAGCCTAGTTATAGTGAAGGTTTCCATGCTAACTCGACCTCCGTTTGGAGTAAGAAGTAATGGAGAGGGCAGTTCCATACAACCTGTTCCCAAGTAGCTGCAGAACATTTTTTAGCCTTTTTTGGTATACTAAGTCTGGGAATGTTTTtgatttaaacttttttcttcttatttctccCCTGTAGCTGGGAAAGTCTGTTGTGGCAAAAGTGGCAATTCCTGAAGGTGCAGTACTGACGCTTGATATGCTGACAGTGAAGGTGGGAGAGCCTAAGGGATTTCCCCCAGAAGCCATCTTTGATCTAGTGGGCCAGAAGGTtagaaaaaatattgaagaagATGAAACCATCACTGAGCAAGCAGTTGAAAATCACGTAAAAAAAGTGAAGTGCTAAACCAAAGTACTCCATTCCGTATTTCATGATGTAGTACTGCACTACTGCACCACATATTTAACTATAGCAGCATGGTAGATTAGAAGAAAGGGGTCTAATTCTGAGGATCCAAGCAGGTCAGAATTTTCAGGATCTCATTAGCAGGAAGCTTCTGTAGCAAGTGCATATAAATGATGAAGAGAAATTTTATTAGAAACTGTATAGCATTGTGTCTAGAAAATTACCATGTTCCTCCTTTCTCCATTCCACTTAGATTAATTTGGAGTTTTGCCAAATGTAAGACCACCATCTGCTGCTTTCCAGCTTCCCACTAAATCACAGTAATTTTGTCTACACATTGAATTGTTCTAACCCTGTATCTTTTGATGTTGCTCTCTTTTCTGACATTTTCCTTGCCCTTGTGATAACAGGATGCTAGTTGGAGTTGCATGCATGTAAGTGAAAGTTTACATACACTGAACAGAAAACTACACATGCAGCTGATGGGTTTTTCTCAAGATTAAAGCCTGAAGATAAAAAGTCTCAAGATAAAGTAGTGGGTTACAGGAATCTGCACGCTGGGGAAAATGAACTCCTTGAGAAAGCTAGGTTCTCAAGACAGTACCAAGAAAGGAAGCAAACTGAATATATAGAAAGGTCCCATTTAATGGGCAAAAGAAGGAGCCTTTTTGTACTTTTTGGAACTGAAAGGCAAGAGGGCAAGCCAGACAGATTAAGGGGGGGGGAGTAGATCTGAGACGGATCAGTGGAAATAAATGTAACCTATGCttcaaaaaaatgtcaaaagcatCTGTTCTGAGCTGAGTGAAGCCTGGAATCATAAATCAGTTATGCAGTGCATTTGGATACCTCTGTACCTGAGGGCAGCTTCTCAGGTAAGGAGCAAATGCTGGTGAAGATTCAGCAGCTTCCTTCTTGTGCTAACAAGCAAATACATTGGGTTGGGGttttcccacccccctgccccaacACTAGTGTTAGAGACAGCTGAGGCTGGCTGCTTGATTAGATCATGTCACTGTGCTTCAGCATGATGGTCAGTGCTCCTCTTGTGTGCTCTACTTTTGCATCATAGCTTGTCACTTTTCAAGTAAGAAACGTAATCCCACTCCTGTCAgcctgctgctcttccctttgaccgcatggcagcagctgcaaaCCAGGCATCCCTCAGTTAGCATGGTTAGCACAGAAGTGCATTGGTGTAATTCGTATGCAGTTTTCTGTGGTGGAATCATTTACTAGTGATGGTTATTTGGAACTTGCTACCTCTTGGTCATGAATTGGTGAATTATCTTGAATTTGGTGGTGGTGATTCTGTACTTGTGAGCTGTTTACTTTCAAAATGTTTACTCTTCTGCTGTCTGAGGAAGCTAACTGTATCTCTAAACTGGGAAGCAGAAATTCTCTGAATCACGTGCTTGACCAGATGTGAGCGCTGACTGATGTAGTAAGTTTGccttacattaaaaataaatactcaattgttaaaagatttttttttaaaaaaagatcaaatctgaaaaataaatttagcttATAAAACATGCTATTGTTTCTGTGTTTCAGCCTGTGTTCAGACCTTGCCTTTCCTAGCACTGGTGATGATTGCAGGGGCTTAAGTATCTGAACACCGTAAGATTACCTGACCTACTTCAAGTAGCAGTGGTTCTTCACTCTAGCAGGGTTAGCCCTAGAGGCTGCTGTAAATGTAGGCTCCAGAAGTTTCCAGGACTTTAATTAAAGCATTGGGGAAAAACATAATTATCCCTATACAGAAACAGCCTTTGCAAACAGGACACAAAAATAAGTTAAGCACAAGTGCCCCACTGAGCTAGTGTTTTTATTGCACCTGTGGGTCCTACAGGCATTTCGTGTTCTGCTGGAGGAGGTACCCAACTGTTTCTCATGCTTCCACTCTGCTGGGGAAAGAATAAGGCCACCCAGAAGCCTGTCACAAGTAAGACCAGCTAATGGCTACGAAGCGTGGCTACAGAAGCACCTACTTCAGCTTTACTCGAAGGAACCTTTCCAACAGTCTGTGCCATTTTTCCAAGATGATACTTAAGTGTGAACTCATTCACTTAGTGCATTTATTATCCAAATCTGACCTTGTCAACTATAACAATATGCAACTCATGAACTTTAAATTTGAATCAAACTAAACCTATTACCACACACAGTTGCAGCCTCCCCAggcagatggagggagggagTTCGTTAAAAAAGATGGCAATATCCAGGTGCAAAGCTGAGTTGTAATATTGTTCTTTCTTCCagactttttctgtttttgaagttggaaaaagtacaaaaaatactACATATGGCATTTTAAGTAGTACATCGACGTCATTTATAAAAGCCAGATCACCTtccattaaaaaatgcaaatacattaaaaattagtTGAACAAATTCTTGAACTTAACTATTACCTTCTAAAAGCATCACAGTTACAACTTTTTATGTGACAGAGATTAACTCATGTAGATCATTGCTAAAGTGGCTTTCAtagaaaaagtaaatgaaatagtaggctttcttttgttttattccttaTGTTAGTTTGCATATCCCAATGGACCCTTCCCAGAGCCTCAAGGCTGGGTAAATGGGTTCTGTGAAATTGCAGCGGAAGGTGTGTAGATGAGCCATGCCATCAGTAACGCTGTAGAATGAAAGAATTCCTGCTTCATAATCCAGAAGAAGCCAATGCGATCAGGATCATCTTCTATCAGGATGGGGATTCTCTCCCCCTTGTGAAACGCCCAGTATTCAAAATCAAACTTTTTCAGGCACCAAGATGCTCTATTCCAGCTCAGTCAGCAGGTTTCAGAATCTCCTTTCCTGCTAATGGAAGGGTAGGCTGCACCAATCCAccatcctgctccagcatgaagtaGGTCAGCTTCCCAGTAATGGCTCCCAGAGGAAAATGCATCTCTGCTTAGCACTTGCCACAATTTATCGAATCTCTGGGGTCCACAAGGGTAAAATAGccttctccagttacagcttacTACAAGGCGGTCATCAGACA
This DNA window, taken from Opisthocomus hoazin isolate bOpiHoa1 chromosome Z, bOpiHoa1.hap1, whole genome shotgun sequence, encodes the following:
- the NANS gene encoding N-acetylneuraminate-9-phosphate synthase; amino-acid sequence: MSREFELCPGRRVGGEQPCFIIAEIGQNHQGDLAIAKRMIRVAKDCGADCAKFQKSELEYKFNKKALERPYTSEHSWGKTYGEHKRHLEFSHDQYKELKKYAEEIGIFFTASGMDEMAVEFLHELDVPFFKVGSGDTNNFPYLEKTAKKGRPMVISSGMQSMNTMHQVYQIVKPINPNFCFLQCTSAYPLQPEDVNLRVISAYQSAFPDIPIGYSGHETGIAISVAAVAMGAKVVERHVTLNKTWKGSDHQASLEPNELAELVKAIRTVEKAMGSPVKQLLPCEMACNEKLGKSVVAKVAIPEGAVLTLDMLTVKVGEPKGFPPEAIFDLVGQKVRKNIEEDETITEQAVENHVKKVKC